In Cycloclasticus sp., a single genomic region encodes these proteins:
- a CDS encoding TIGR04282 family arsenosugar biosynthesis glycosyltransferase produces MTDKRLQIFAKAPVQGQVKTRLIPDLGEKAACDVYLDLLERTVSLAAQTSYKTQLWCAPDQRHEYFQDQAKNNVVELHDQYGSGLGERMHCALKEGLESAEKVVLIGSDCPVFTVNYLAKAFDALTSSDVVLGPAEDGGFVLVGCRKAQADMFHGVNWGDSAVLEQTLAALESAKLTHHLLPILWDVDTFDDLKRWWAIKENCG; encoded by the coding sequence ATGACAGATAAGCGACTACAAATTTTTGCTAAAGCACCGGTACAAGGTCAAGTTAAAACGCGCTTAATACCCGATCTTGGCGAGAAAGCGGCCTGTGATGTGTACCTTGATTTATTGGAACGGACCGTGAGTTTAGCCGCGCAAACCAGCTATAAAACCCAATTATGGTGTGCGCCAGATCAGCGACATGAATATTTTCAAGATCAAGCAAAAAACAATGTTGTTGAGTTGCATGATCAATATGGTTCTGGCTTGGGCGAACGAATGCACTGTGCACTTAAAGAGGGACTTGAAAGTGCTGAAAAGGTTGTACTGATAGGGTCTGACTGCCCGGTTTTTACGGTAAATTATTTGGCAAAAGCGTTTGATGCGCTAACGAGCTCAGATGTTGTTTTAGGCCCAGCTGAAGATGGGGGCTTCGTGCTAGTAGGGTGTCGGAAGGCACAGGCGGATATGTTTCACGGTGTTAATTGGGGAGATTCAGCTGTATTAGAGCAGACACTTGCTGCATTAGAGTCGGCAAAGTTAACTCATCATTTACTGCCCATACTGTGGGACGTTGATACTTTCGATGACCTAAAGCGTTGGTGGGCTATTAAAGAAAATTGCGGTTAG
- a CDS encoding thioredoxin family protein, which translates to MGDRVGESDSWQIYYFFSPECDACKNITPVVRQHQQIIAFDISSDLETARKFNIKTIPTTVFVENNKVVNVELGSGSLQLIADFINKHEPS; encoded by the coding sequence TTGGGTGATAGAGTCGGCGAATCAGACAGCTGGCAGATATATTATTTTTTCAGCCCTGAGTGTGATGCGTGTAAAAATATAACGCCTGTCGTTAGGCAGCATCAGCAAATTATCGCCTTTGATATATCGAGCGATTTAGAAACCGCACGGAAATTTAATATTAAAACCATACCGACAACTGTTTTTGTAGAAAACAATAAGGTGGTCAACGTAGAACTCGGCTCCGGCTCCCTTCAATTGATTGCTGATTTTATTAACAAACATGAGCCTTCATAA
- a CDS encoding dihydrolipoamide acetyltransferase family protein: MNIFHLPDLGEGLPDAEIVEWHVNVGDTISASDPLVSVETAKAIIEIPSPVSGTVTHLYGAINDVIKTGDPLVEFEGDNQQDAGTVVGEVETSDSIIIENPSTKTGQTFIAKATPAVRALAHRLDVDLSVVTPSGHDGLIQSDDVRRVAKILAKVGPMEPLRGVRRAMARNMSQSHTQVAPATVVDDADISLIQRTADITPRLIRALIVACQAEPALNAWFDSHAIGRRVLKAIHLGLAIDAPQGLFVAVLRDIEQEDLSSIQAKLSELKTKIEQRSFSADELRGYTITLSNYGSIAGRYAMPVVLPPTVAIVGAGKAREEAVVVDGEIVIKNILPLSITVDHRVVTGGEATRFLKALILDLQKPN, translated from the coding sequence ATGAATATCTTTCATTTACCTGACTTAGGAGAAGGCCTGCCCGATGCTGAGATCGTCGAATGGCACGTCAACGTTGGCGACACCATATCAGCCAGCGATCCCTTAGTCTCAGTTGAGACCGCGAAAGCAATCATTGAGATCCCCTCGCCTGTTTCTGGCACCGTTACCCACTTGTACGGTGCCATCAACGACGTCATAAAAACGGGTGACCCACTAGTGGAATTTGAAGGTGACAACCAACAAGATGCGGGCACCGTCGTCGGTGAAGTGGAAACCAGTGACAGCATCATTATAGAAAATCCTTCAACAAAAACGGGCCAAACGTTTATCGCCAAAGCCACGCCCGCCGTCAGGGCACTCGCTCACCGCTTAGACGTTGACCTATCGGTCGTCACCCCTAGCGGTCATGATGGTTTAATTCAATCAGATGACGTTAGGCGTGTCGCTAAAATTTTAGCCAAGGTCGGCCCAATGGAACCGCTCAGAGGTGTACGCCGAGCAATGGCACGCAATATGAGTCAATCACACACACAGGTAGCGCCTGCTACCGTGGTCGATGATGCCGATATAAGCCTCATTCAACGCACGGCTGATATCACACCGAGGCTAATTCGAGCACTCATTGTTGCTTGTCAGGCAGAACCCGCTTTAAATGCTTGGTTTGACTCGCACGCTATAGGAAGGCGTGTTTTAAAAGCCATCCATCTCGGGCTCGCAATAGACGCACCCCAAGGCTTATTTGTTGCCGTTCTACGTGATATTGAACAGGAAGACCTCAGTAGCATTCAAGCCAAGCTAAGCGAATTAAAAACCAAAATTGAACAACGGAGCTTTTCAGCCGATGAGTTACGCGGCTACACCATTACCTTATCAAATTACGGCAGCATCGCAGGTCGTTACGCAATGCCCGTCGTATTACCGCCAACTGTTGCTATTGTTGGTGCGGGTAAGGCACGTGAAGAAGCCGTTGTGGTCGATGGGGAGATCGTTATAAAAAACATATTACCGTTATCAATCACCGTTGATCACCGAGTCGTTACCGGCGGCGAAGCCACACGTTTTTTAAAAGCGCTTATACTTGACCTCCAAAAACCAAATTAA
- a CDS encoding alpha-ketoacid dehydrogenase subunit beta: protein MNEWTMVEAINNALANQMRANEHIVVLGEDVGTNGGVFRATDKLQQEFGEQRVVDTPLAESAIVGMSIGMASQGLIPIVEIQFMGFIYPAIDQILNHAARLRNRTRGRLSCPMVIRVPFGGGIHAPEHHSESTEAIFAHIPGLRVVIPSSPARAYGLLIAAIQDPDPVIFLEPKRIYRDGKQAIEDNAHPLPLDTCFILREGIDLTLVSWGAMLKETLQAAKQLAQQGIDAEVIDVATIKPLDINTIIDSVNKTGRCVIIHEAAKTGGVGAEIAAQLAEKNITSLLAPILRVTGYDTVMPMFQNEHFYMPSTERIIGSALKTMEYQ from the coding sequence ATGAATGAATGGACAATGGTTGAAGCGATAAATAATGCACTCGCTAATCAAATGCGGGCAAACGAACATATCGTCGTGTTGGGTGAAGATGTCGGTACCAATGGTGGCGTTTTCCGCGCTACCGACAAATTACAACAAGAATTTGGAGAGCAACGTGTTGTTGATACACCGCTGGCTGAATCGGCTATCGTGGGTATGTCCATTGGGATGGCGAGTCAAGGCTTGATTCCTATCGTGGAAATTCAGTTTATGGGCTTTATCTACCCCGCCATTGATCAAATTTTAAACCACGCCGCTCGACTACGAAATCGGACACGCGGGCGTTTAAGTTGCCCTATGGTCATACGAGTACCGTTTGGCGGCGGCATTCACGCACCAGAGCACCATTCGGAAAGTACCGAAGCCATTTTCGCCCACATCCCCGGATTACGCGTCGTTATACCCTCATCACCCGCTCGCGCATACGGGCTTTTGATTGCAGCCATACAAGACCCAGACCCCGTTATTTTTCTTGAACCCAAGCGCATTTACCGTGATGGTAAACAAGCCATTGAAGACAATGCTCACCCCCTACCCTTAGATACTTGTTTTATACTTCGTGAAGGCATTGATTTAACACTCGTCAGTTGGGGCGCTATGCTTAAAGAAACATTGCAAGCCGCTAAACAATTGGCCCAACAGGGTATCGATGCAGAAGTGATAGATGTCGCAACGATAAAACCCCTCGACATCAACACTATTATCGACTCTGTTAATAAAACAGGACGCTGCGTCATCATTCACGAGGCCGCCAAAACGGGTGGTGTCGGTGCAGAAATAGCGGCGCAACTGGCTGAAAAAAATATTACCTCTCTACTCGCTCCCATTCTTCGCGTTACCGGATACGACACGGTCATGCCCATGTTTCAAAACGAGCACTTTTACATGCCAAGCACCGAGCGTATTATTGGCTCAGCTCTTAAAACAATGGAGTACCAATGA
- the pdhA gene encoding pyruvate dehydrogenase (acetyl-transferring) E1 component subunit alpha, with translation MNNKNGFTIECFRSLDEDGVLLHPLPDSLNKKELLIDLYRTLVTTRLFDETAINLQRTGSIGTYASTRGQEAIGTAIGKAVLADDVLIPYYRDIAAQIQRGVLLEEILQYWGGDERGSNFSHQAKDFPLCVPIATQLCHAIGIAFALKYQKKQNVAVVTCGDGATSKGDFYESLNIAGAMSLPTLFIVNNNQWAISVPLQHQTASETIAHKATSAGIDAIRVDGNDVLGLLLSIQNALEKIRLNNKPFFIEAVTYRICDHTTADDSSRYMNPTELDNARQKEPLIRYKRFLTNTFSWSKTEDQDLYELCQQRVDAAVETYKNLPPQQPSEFFDYMYQQLPDSLAEQKQAFLEELKHHE, from the coding sequence ATGAATAATAAAAATGGGTTCACAATTGAATGTTTTAGATCCTTAGATGAGGATGGTGTTTTATTGCACCCTCTGCCCGATTCGCTCAATAAAAAAGAGCTACTGATCGACCTTTATCGGACTCTCGTCACCACAAGGCTTTTCGACGAAACCGCCATTAATTTACAAAGGACCGGCTCCATTGGCACCTACGCCTCAACTAGAGGACAAGAAGCCATCGGCACGGCCATTGGCAAAGCCGTGTTGGCAGACGATGTATTAATTCCTTATTACCGTGATATAGCCGCACAAATACAGCGCGGCGTGCTGCTAGAAGAAATCCTGCAATACTGGGGTGGCGATGAGCGGGGCAGCAACTTTTCACATCAAGCAAAAGACTTCCCACTGTGTGTTCCAATTGCGACCCAGCTATGTCACGCGATAGGTATCGCATTCGCCTTAAAGTATCAGAAAAAACAAAATGTTGCCGTTGTCACCTGTGGCGACGGCGCAACCTCCAAGGGCGATTTCTATGAATCATTAAACATTGCCGGCGCCATGTCGTTACCAACGCTATTCATTGTTAACAATAACCAATGGGCTATATCCGTTCCGTTACAGCATCAAACAGCTTCAGAAACTATCGCCCACAAGGCGACTTCTGCGGGCATAGATGCCATACGAGTAGACGGTAATGACGTCTTGGGCTTATTGTTAAGCATTCAAAATGCCCTCGAAAAAATTCGCCTAAACAATAAACCTTTTTTTATAGAGGCTGTTACCTATCGAATTTGTGACCATACCACAGCCGATGATTCATCTCGTTATATGAATCCAACAGAGCTAGATAATGCCCGTCAAAAGGAACCATTAATACGCTACAAACGTTTCTTAACTAATACCTTTTCTTGGAGTAAAACTGAAGATCAGGATTTATACGAACTGTGCCAACAACGGGTTGATGCTGCCGTTGAAACCTATAAAAACCTTCCTCCTCAACAACCCAGTGAATTCTTCGACTATATGTACCAGCAATTACCAGACAGCCTTGCCGAACAGAAGCAAGCGTTTCTAGAGGAACTCAAACATCATGAATGA